One Silurus meridionalis isolate SWU-2019-XX chromosome 10, ASM1480568v1, whole genome shotgun sequence genomic window carries:
- the hexa gene encoding beta-hexosaminidase subunit alpha: MNRLRFIFMLLLSAELKQVYGVWPMPQHISHFTERYVLHPHQFSYKYSSDSAARHGCSVLDAAFKRYFRIIFPDIEGGTGFRKTWSEAKPFTVSVSVRTVGCDEYPNQDSDESYNLSVSAGEAMLRAESVWGALRGLESFSQLVYEEDYNSYYVNKTDIVDFPRFPFRGLLLDTSRHYLPVHVILKTLDAMAYNKFNVFHWHIVDDPSFPYQSQLYPDLSNKGAFHPVTHIYTPSDVRKVISHARFRGIRVVPEFDSPGHTQSWGKGQPDLLTPCYKRTGPSGTFGPINPSLSSSYQFMGNLLKEVSSVFPDTFVHLGGDEVDFACWKSNPNVQAFMAKMGFGHDYNKLESFYMESIMNISAAFNKTAIVWQDVFDFSKQSRAQYVVEVWKRGCYLCKMHQVAKAGLKIILAAPFYLDLPGPTHNWARYYTVCPLSFKGTEQQKKLVIGGEVCMWGEYVDAANLSPRLWPRASAAAERLWSDEEQTSSVEKAFPRLQDFRCKMIRRGVQAEPLFIGHCKHEYISL, encoded by the exons ATGAATCGTTTGCGCTTTATCTTTATGCTGCTTCTTTCAGCTGAACTAAAGCAGGTGTATGGAGTGTGGCCCATGCCGCAGCACATCTCTCACTTTACTGAGCGGTATGTTTTACATCCTCATCAGTTCTCATATAAATACTCCAGTGATTCAGCTGCCCGACACGGATGCTCTGTCTTGGATGCTGCATTCAAAAGATACTTCAGGATCATTTTCCCTGACATTGAAGGTGGAACAG GATTCAGAAAAACTTGGTCTGAGGCCAAACCATTCAcagtatcagtgagtgtcagaaCAGTTGGATGCGATGAATACCCAAATCAAGATTCAGATGAAAGTT ATAACCTGAGTGTGTCAGCAGGTGAAGCTATGTTAAGAGCAGAGTCAGTGTGGGGAGCTCTGAGAG GTCTGGAGTCCTTCAGTCAGCTTGTGTATGAAGAGGATTATAACTCA tattatgtaaataaaacagacattGTGGACTTCCCACGATTTCCATTTAGAGGGCTATTGCTGGACACATCAAGGCACTATTTGCCAGTACATGTGATACTGAAAACACTG gatGCAATGGCTTATAATAAGTTTAATGTATTTCACTGGCACATTGTAGATGATCCTTCCTTCCCATACCAGAGCCAGCTTTATCCTGATTTGAGCAACAAG GGAGCCTTTCACCCTGtgactcacatttacacaccgtCAGATGTGAGAAAGGTGATTTCTCATGCAAGATTTCGAGGAATCAGAGTGGTGCCTGAGTTTGATTCTCCAGGACACACGCAGTCATGGGGTAAAG GGCAGCCAGACCTGCTGACGCCCTGCTACAAGAGAACTGGTCCCTCTGGGACATTTGGACCCATCAACCCAAGTCTGAGCTCAAGTTACCAGTTCATGGGCAACCTATTGAAAGAGGTATCCTCTGTATTTCCTGATACCTTTGTTCACCTTGGGGGTGATGAGGTTGATTTTGCATGCTG GAAATCAAATCCAAATGTGCAAGCATTTATGGCAAAAATGGGCTTTGGACATGATTACAACAAACTGGAGTCTTTTTACATGGAAAG tattatgAACATCTCCGCTGCCTTTAACAAGACCGCCATTGTTTGGCAGGATGTTTTTGATTTCAGCAAGCAA AGTAGGGCTCAGTATGTGGTAGAGGTGTGGAAAAGAGGATGTTACCTGTGTAAGATGCATCAGGTGGCTAAGGCTGGGCTGAAGATAATCCTAGCAGCACCATTCTATCTGGACCTGCCGGGACCCACACACAACTGGGCTCGCTACTACACCGTGTGCCCGCTCTCCTTTAAGG GCACAGAGCAGCAGAAGAAGCTGGTGATTGGTGGCGAAGTCTGCATGTGGGGAGAATATGTGGATGCAGCCAATCTCAGCCCACGCctgtg GCCCAGAGCGAGTGCAGCTGCTGAGAGGTTATGGAGTGATGAAGAGCAGACATCTAGTGTTGAAAAGGCCTTTCCTCGCCTACAGGACTTCCGGTGTAAAATGATAAG ACGTGGCGTTCAAGCAGAACCTCTCTTCATAGGCCACTGCAAACATGAGTATATCAGTTTATAG